In Listeria cossartiae subsp. cossartiae, one genomic interval encodes:
- a CDS encoding GntR family transcriptional regulator yields the protein MANKFKTLDKMVYNLLLEKIKNGELVVNQHLAEEKLATEFGVSRSPLRKAIATLTAQGIVSYHENSGAVLNDVLIDAARYVQLMETIDIFVDAAIVKAAHFGYEMDVEKLHERVTEMERFSYLTDVENYFEAHHRFILCLISFAENPYQVRIAKQIFFQMVHFSDGINIFKSVEIREWTNKKSKQIYELLAEEKTEAARKTIKSLFAELTIQAYR from the coding sequence GTGGCAAATAAATTTAAAACATTAGATAAGATGGTTTACAATTTACTTCTTGAAAAAATTAAAAACGGCGAATTAGTGGTGAACCAACATTTAGCGGAAGAAAAACTAGCGACAGAATTCGGTGTGAGCCGTTCACCACTACGAAAAGCAATCGCAACACTCACTGCTCAAGGCATTGTCAGCTATCACGAAAATAGTGGCGCCGTTTTAAATGATGTCCTTATTGATGCGGCTCGCTATGTGCAATTAATGGAAACCATTGATATTTTTGTCGATGCTGCTATCGTCAAGGCTGCTCATTTTGGTTATGAAATGGATGTCGAAAAACTGCATGAGCGCGTGACTGAGATGGAACGCTTTTCGTATTTAACCGATGTGGAAAATTATTTTGAGGCACATCACCGTTTTATTCTTTGTTTAATTAGTTTTGCTGAAAACCCCTACCAAGTTCGCATCGCCAAGCAAATTTTCTTCCAAATGGTTCATTTTTCTGATGGCATTAACATTTTTAAATCTGTCGAAATTAGAGAATGGACTAACAAAAAGAGTAAGCAGATTTATGAGCTACTCGCGGAAGAAAAAACAGAAGCCGCTAGAAAAACGATAAAGTCATTATTTGCGGAACTTACAATTCAAGCTTATAGATAA